The Chloroflexota bacterium genome window below encodes:
- the nusB gene encoding transcription antitermination factor NusB yields the protein MAGFRRIARTIALQTLYELDCSAHKPDEILTRLLEGKALPGEAADFARSLVNGVLKNKKNIDDMIRRFAPAFPVNQIAPIDRNILRLAIFEILFDNRVPVKAAINEAVELAKSFGGDTSQKFVNGVLGSVVNAGMQQENRQEAIKETEQT from the coding sequence CGCTTTACGAGCTTGATTGTTCGGCTCACAAGCCGGATGAGATTTTGACTCGCTTGCTAGAGGGAAAAGCCCTGCCTGGCGAAGCAGCCGATTTCGCCAGAAGCTTAGTTAATGGAGTCCTTAAGAACAAGAAAAATATCGATGATATGATTCGAAGGTTCGCTCCCGCCTTTCCCGTCAACCAAATAGCCCCTATAGATAGAAATATTCTCCGCCTTGCCATTTTTGAGATTTTATTCGATAATAGAGTTCCAGTCAAAGCAGCTATTAATGAAGCTGTTGAGCTGGCTAAGAGTTTTGGTGGTGATACTTCTCAAAAATTTGTCAACGGGGTTTTGGGCTCAGTAGTCAATGCTGGCATGCAGCAAGAGAACCGACAGGAAGCGATTAAAGAAACTGAACAAACCTGA
- the mfd gene encoding transcription-repair coupling factor — MDLSRLLSLIEQVPGYRQLKGELTGLQEKDIRLVVADAVKPFVIAALHEELNLPILVIAAQPESAKRLYDELQAWCPSATWLQFFPEIDILAGEYLTSDIFTIAERLRTLSAFTPCCDISADRLSPIIVSSALAAVSRTMPRDEFVASCHALRVGMNIDPLQLIARWQAIGYELENIVEVPGTISRRGGIVDVFSPDNGFPARIEFVGNRIESIRIFDPKTQRSLKLANSVTIVSAKESQQHLNGDTILDYLPEKALLVTDDLDELKTVIDKLNKEAEELDQAKLEQGEPASDLPIVSWPEFDTKTKKIKQRLMLYSWNTGDSDKTHIQFLPLAPVPSYGGRLEAFSKGLREMLQEGQRIVVVSQQANRLAELLQEQDVLASPVSQIEQVPSSKSVTLVQGALAEGWAMRDVLTLFTDNEIFGFVKQRRLSRKKPIRYHWFISELTPGDYIVHIEHGIARFSGLTKMITDGIEREYLVLEYAAGDRLYVPTDQVDRVSCYVGASDQPPTLSRLGTQEWARTKQRIKESVASVARELLGLYATREVISGFAFSSDSLWQHELESSFPYMETTDQLEAVLAVKSDMEKQRPMDRLVCGDVGYGKTEVALRAAFKSVMDGKQVALLVPTTVLAQQHFATFCERLQAFPVRVEMLSRFCTEREQADIIECLAAGTVDICIGTHRLLQKDVVFKDLGLIIIDEEQRFGVIHKEHFKKLRRELDVLTLSATPIPRTLHMSLAGIRDMSTIETPPEERLPIKTHVGAYDERIIREAILRELERNGQIFFVHNRVHSIAMVASRLSSLVPEGKISVAHGQMPEEELEKVMTDFVNHKSDILVTTTIIESGLDISNVNTLIVDHADRLGLTQLYQLRGRIGRGSNNAYAYFFFEKGKQLTPEARKRLKTISEAAELGAGFAVAMKDLEIRGAGNLLGVEQSGYIAAVGFDLYCRLLAEAVEELRQERVVGEERRTPQPAVPTVALPLDAYIPEEYIPALSTRLTFYQRLAAVKRVQEIEDIAMEIDDRFGQMPQPVKNLLYVVEVKQLAAAAMVESISTEGRQIVLHFNNTRQLNKLSLAQDFKSGIRVGSQHIKLDIKLLDTNWQDVLKEVLKKVAIRA; from the coding sequence ATGGATTTGTCTCGTCTCCTTTCTTTAATCGAACAGGTTCCCGGCTATCGGCAGCTAAAAGGCGAACTAACCGGGTTGCAGGAGAAAGACATTAGGCTGGTGGTAGCTGACGCCGTCAAGCCTTTCGTGATAGCTGCTCTCCATGAAGAACTAAACCTGCCCATTTTGGTGATAGCTGCTCAGCCTGAAAGCGCCAAGAGACTCTATGACGAGCTCCAGGCTTGGTGTCCCAGTGCAACTTGGCTGCAGTTTTTCCCTGAAATTGACATTTTGGCTGGTGAATACTTGACGTCTGACATCTTTACGATAGCTGAAAGATTGCGAACTCTTTCGGCCTTTACTCCTTGCTGTGACATATCGGCAGATAGACTGAGCCCTATAATTGTAAGTTCCGCTTTAGCTGCGGTTAGCAGGACCATGCCTCGAGACGAGTTCGTTGCGTCTTGCCATGCCTTGAGGGTCGGCATGAATATCGACCCGCTCCAACTTATAGCAAGATGGCAGGCTATTGGGTACGAATTGGAGAATATTGTTGAAGTTCCGGGAACAATCAGTCGCCGAGGAGGTATCGTTGATGTTTTCTCTCCGGATAATGGGTTCCCTGCCAGAATAGAGTTCGTTGGCAACCGGATTGAAAGCATCAGGATCTTTGACCCGAAGACACAGCGGTCATTGAAGTTAGCAAACTCGGTTACAATAGTTTCGGCTAAAGAAAGCCAGCAGCATCTTAATGGGGACACTATCTTGGATTACCTGCCTGAAAAGGCGCTGCTAGTTACAGATGACCTTGATGAACTCAAAACTGTTATAGACAAGCTAAACAAGGAGGCTGAGGAGCTTGACCAGGCGAAGTTGGAACAAGGTGAACCAGCATCGGATTTGCCTATTGTGTCCTGGCCAGAATTTGATACAAAGACAAAGAAAATCAAGCAACGCTTAATGCTTTATTCGTGGAACACCGGTGACTCTGATAAAACCCATATTCAGTTCTTGCCTTTAGCTCCGGTGCCAAGTTATGGAGGCAGACTTGAAGCCTTCTCCAAAGGACTTAGAGAGATGCTACAGGAAGGCCAGCGAATCGTTGTAGTTAGTCAGCAAGCAAATCGTCTAGCCGAACTGTTGCAGGAGCAGGATGTCCTGGCCAGCCCAGTTTCACAGATAGAGCAGGTGCCATCTTCGAAATCAGTCACTCTAGTTCAAGGGGCACTGGCTGAAGGCTGGGCGATGAGAGATGTCCTCACTCTGTTTACGGATAATGAAATTTTCGGCTTCGTCAAACAAAGACGCTTATCCAGGAAGAAACCAATACGTTACCACTGGTTTATTTCCGAATTGACGCCCGGTGATTATATAGTCCACATTGAACATGGTATTGCCAGGTTTTCTGGGTTGACCAAGATGATCACTGATGGCATTGAGCGGGAGTATCTTGTCCTGGAATATGCTGCTGGTGATAGGCTTTATGTGCCTACTGACCAAGTTGACCGTGTTAGCTGCTATGTTGGCGCCAGCGACCAACCGCCAACCTTAAGCCGATTGGGAACCCAGGAATGGGCACGTACCAAGCAGAGAATTAAAGAATCCGTGGCTAGTGTTGCCCGTGAGCTTTTGGGTCTATATGCGACGAGGGAGGTAATTTCTGGCTTCGCTTTCTCCTCAGACAGCCTGTGGCAGCATGAGCTAGAGTCATCTTTCCCCTACATGGAAACCACTGACCAGTTGGAGGCTGTTCTAGCTGTCAAGAGTGATATGGAGAAGCAAAGGCCGATGGACCGCCTTGTTTGCGGAGATGTAGGTTATGGTAAGACTGAAGTTGCGCTTCGGGCTGCCTTCAAGTCAGTGATGGATGGCAAGCAGGTAGCCTTGCTCGTTCCGACGACAGTGTTGGCACAGCAACACTTTGCCACTTTTTGTGAGAGACTACAAGCTTTTCCAGTAAGAGTCGAGATGTTGAGCCGTTTCTGCACTGAAAGAGAACAGGCTGACATAATCGAATGCTTGGCAGCAGGCACAGTGGATATCTGCATTGGTACTCACCGTTTATTGCAAAAAGATGTCGTGTTTAAAGACTTAGGGCTCATAATCATAGATGAAGAGCAGCGTTTTGGTGTGATACACAAGGAGCACTTTAAGAAACTGAGAAGGGAGCTAGATGTTCTTACATTAAGTGCAACTCCTATTCCTCGCACTCTTCATATGTCGCTGGCTGGGATTAGGGACATGAGCACGATTGAAACCCCGCCGGAGGAGCGTTTACCAATCAAGACTCATGTTGGTGCTTATGATGAAAGGATAATCCGTGAGGCAATACTGCGTGAACTGGAGCGGAATGGCCAGATATTTTTCGTTCATAACCGGGTTCACAGCATTGCTATGGTTGCCAGCAGGCTAAGCAGTTTGGTTCCTGAAGGCAAAATATCTGTTGCCCATGGCCAAATGCCTGAAGAGGAGCTGGAAAAGGTGATGACGGATTTCGTTAATCACAAAAGCGATATTCTGGTTACTACCACCATTATCGAGTCCGGACTCGATATATCTAACGTCAATACCTTGATTGTTGACCATGCGGACAGGTTAGGTCTAACGCAGCTTTATCAGCTGCGGGGACGCATCGGGCGCGGTAGCAACAATGCCTACGCTTATTTCTTTTTTGAGAAAGGTAAGCAACTGACTCCTGAGGCTCGGAAGCGTCTCAAAACTATCTCTGAGGCCGCAGAACTGGGTGCTGGATTTGCTGTTGCAATGAAAGACCTGGAGATTCGAGGGGCTGGTAATCTGCTGGGTGTGGAGCAAAGTGGTTATATAGCTGCCGTAGGCTTTGACCTTTATTGCCGGCTATTGGCTGAGGCAGTGGAGGAGTTAAGGCAGGAGCGAGTAGTAGGAGAGGAGCGAAGAACGCCGCAACCTGCGGTTCCAACTGTAGCTCTACCTTTGGACGCCTATATTCCAGAAGAATATATCCCGGCTTTAAGCACCAGGCTGACTTTTTATCAGCGGTTGGCTGCGGTTAAACGAGTTCAGGAAATAGAGGACATAGCGATGGAAATTGATGACAGATTCGGGCAGATGCCACAGCCGGTCAAGAATCTTCTCTATGTAGTGGAAGTTAAGCAGCTTGCTGCTGCCGCGATGGTGGAATCGATTTCTACAGAGGGTCGACAAATCGTTTTGCATTTCAACAATACCAGACAGTTAAACAAACTGTCTTTAGCACAGGATTTTAAATCTGGAATTAGAGTAGGCAGCCAGCACATAAAACTTGACATAAAGCTCCTGGACACTAATTGGCAGGATGTACTTAAGGAAGTGCTTAAAAAAGTAGCTATACGTGCTTAA
- a CDS encoding acyl carrier protein has protein sequence MTQIPDKLKKMIAEQLGVDEESIEPSASFVDDLNIDPSDLAELITAIEQEFSTPRRKLEISDEDTEKIVTVQDLIDCLHDYGIED, from the coding sequence ATGACACAAATTCCAGATAAGCTCAAGAAGATGATTGCAGAGCAACTCGGCGTTGACGAGGAATCCATAGAGCCTTCGGCATCCTTTGTTGACGACCTCAATATCGACCCATCCGATTTGGCCGAGCTTATCACCGCCATAGAACAGGAATTCAGCACACCAAGACGCAAGTTGGAAATATCAGACGAAGATACCGAAAAAATCGTTACCGTTCAGGACCTCATTGACTGCCTTCACGACTACGGCATAGAAGATTAA